The Kryptolebias marmoratus isolate JLee-2015 linkage group LG1, ASM164957v2, whole genome shotgun sequence sequence ATCCTTACACAAGGGAAAATGTGTGCCCTGAGTAAAGCCTTTCAGGTTGTCTATATGTCTACTTTAGCTTGTGTACAGTCCAATCCACCTCTGTCGCAATactaaataatatatttaatctATATTGCTGAACTGAATGCTGAGTTGTAGCTGAAAATTACTCAGCCATGATTTCTAAAATACTCTTGAGGGTTAAAAGTTGCCTGTAAATCTAAACTCGGGGCAAAATTCTTCATTTCTTGTCCATGCCTGAATTTgattggctgaaaaaaaaaactgtgtacCTAATAATGTCCCGGGTGAAACTGCTGCTTTCCGAATACGCGTTCCTTAAACTAATANNNNNNNNNNNNNNNNNNNNNNNNNNNNNNNNNNNNNNATATATAATTCCTTGTTAGTTAACATTTTACAAtctaaaaacattattttacataatGTTTATGATGACTTTGAATTTTTTCgtctattttttaatttatgctgGTAAATAAATATGCTTAAGAACACATTTGGTCAAAGGCTttgtatttagttaaaaattCAACTAATATTGtccataaaaagaaaagcaagtgTTGGAAGAATTACACACTTTGTCAAAAattaagaacagaaaaaaaagacaacccaACAATGTCCTTTcagtgtttattgattttttctAAACCATCAATACTGTCAtgagactttattttattgtaaggCACAATTTTGTTCAAGCAAAACACTGATCTTATTTACAGCAAATGTTTGGTCGTGGTTTTATATCCTCTTAACTCCTTTTCTGAAATAACCACACAATCATCAGGccaataatgtaaaaaaagaaaaagaaaaaaaaaaaacattaaaaacttcaATTCGTTTCAAAGCCCTTGTTCCTTCTATTTTTCATGATTAATTTCCAATGTGATAACATTTGCAACCAAACGTAATATTGTGAACAGAAGCAATACATAAAAAAGGATGAatataaattgaaaaataataagCGGACGTGCCTATCAACTGTTTAACTTAGAGcaatgtttgatattttaccAAGCAAAAAGTGGacctataaaatataaaaaacacaagtaaagcaaattaaacatgtttttaaagttgttggAAAGTGTTGTTTACATTGtgataatataaaaaagaacacaGCTGTTCCAAAGACTAGGTAGCTATTTGTGATGCATTTAAGCCATTTAATCCATCATAACTGGTTAGACGATTGTCAAATATATGGGAGATGAAGCAAATAATAAACGAATATCTTTGATCAAACCTTGGAAGACTAAACATTgagaaggaagaggagctgcATCAACTTTCAAAAGGATGCCAATATGAATAATTGTGCTGCTGCAGCAAGAGTAAAGCCATCCACAGgaaatgacagcaataattacaGAACTTTCCAATCTAAAATCGGATATGTTCAGTAAAAAGAGACTCGTCGATACTCAACTGATTTGCAACAcggaactgaactgaaatgccagtaaaactaaaagtttacATTACACTATTTATTCATGATTTCTACCATTAATGTTCTATTTATAGGCTATTCAAACAGGCCTGATAGACtcttgataagaaaaaaaaatagggaaaaAAGGGTGACAATATGAGTactgtttctcatttttactATAttcagaaaatgtgcaaaagacCTTATTGCTCAAGCAATCTGAAACACCTAAATGTCATCAATAGTGGCATATTTTTATTTGGGCAGAGAGTGCTCAATAGGTGTTATTAATGGGACAGTGAGATTTTTATACTgtataaatgtgcatttttgcaCCCGCCTTCATTTATTGTTGTTACAAGTACAAAAGTTCACCTAAGACCAATTTTTATGCCACCACCCTGTTTGCAATCCTTCCTGTTACTCTACACtgtacacaaataaaacataaaataaaaaaaagttgagataTTTGGTCAGTCACTGTAAATTTAATAAACCAGAATTAACAAAAAAGTAATTAGGTGTTTAGACCAACCAACAGCATCTTCTGAAAGAAGCTGTTTTTCACTTACAAACATCCTTGGTCCAATATAAaattctgttctgcttgtttttttaacagtctgGTGAAAAATATTTCTTATTCACTACACTATTCTATATACTCTAGTGAGGCtaataagacaaaaaagaagGCTCAAAGACAgcattcaacaaaaacaaaaaagaataaaagaagtACAGTACAACCATTCAGGAAATGCAAAGAAGGCACAGATCTTTAAGAGCTGAAGCTAGAAATCACAGAGGTAGAAGAGGTcagaggacaaaagaaaaggcaaaaaagtggggattttttgttttgttttgggggtttctttttttgataaaaaggGGAATGTATGATGAAATGTCTATCTGTCCTTGGATCCAAGCTTCTCAATCAGGTCCTGCAGGGGAGCAAGCTCTCGCCTGTCAATGAGGTTGAACTCCTTGAAGAagacaaacatataaaaaaaagatgttaaacatttagaaaaaaaccaaacaaatattttaaccaataaaacagAGATTTAGAAAGTCACACTGAAGAGTTTCAGCTCCGTGTTTATCCCTAAAAGCTGAGTGATAAACAATTTACTTCCAACTTGCCCCATCTTGCTCGTTAACTGAGACATTTTAGAATAATCTCCATTCAAGGCAGGAAACGAACCCGAAGGATCCACAAATTGTTTTGGTAAATAACACCTAATCAAACCAAAATGCTCACATAAAAAATAGGTCCATCTTTTCATTTCAGGTGACGTCTATAGATTAAATAACTTAAtcaaatgttgtaaataaaataaaaacatgatgtaCCATTGTTGTTATCAGggttgttttaaatcttttgggCCTGAACAGAATGCAGTCCTCCAAGCAAACTCTATAATAACACCACAGCTCCACGGTAACAAAGGTGTCACATTAATGTCTGAAAGCAAACGTAAACAGGCTCTGAGGAAGAGCAGGGACTGGTGCTAAAGAGCAGGTTCAACACCTTCAGAGCGACCAGAAGTTATCCAGTTAACTTTAACAATCACAATGTTCTGCTGGATATCAGCTTTTAATGTTCTTTaagataaaaatcaaaagtttttatttcaacaaggagttatttaaatttaaggtaaaCAACAAGTAAGTAGCGTTGATTTAATGCTGACAACATGTCACTGATTGTGTTGTGTCACAATTATTTTGTAATAtaatttgaacattaaaaagCCTAGATTTGATCAAatccaaaaaagttaaaaaccgGACTCTGGAGTTAGATTCTGGGGAATCTAAACTCAAGCGTGGCGTTCGAAGCTTTAAACTGCTTCCCAGACAGGAaacgaaacgtcttcaactacagaacagaagtctaaatgttgttttattaacttttgccatatcctggatgactgagaatttacaccaGCATATCTACACTTAATCAACATCTACATGTGGTACATTACTGATTTTTAATGACTGTTGAGTAATTAATATTTCATCCTTTAATTATCAGTAAAGTAACTTATTATAAAAAGGTAACAAGGAGCCAAATAAGGAACTCAGAAGCTGACGTAAACAAAggtttcattgtgttttataCTTTCACTCACACTTAAACCTGTAAAAAAAGCTacagaagtgaaacattttcaagGTAGTTAGATGACCTAATCCAAAAAGTATGTCTCGAAAATATTTCCCACCATTATGTCACTGCATGCAACTTTAGACACTTCAGCCTCGCACTTCGGTGCAACAATCTCACCtggacaaagaaaatgaaatgcttGAAGGAGGTGTTGAGGTGagcctcctcctgcagctgcatcaCAGAGTCAAAATGTTGGTGGTAGATGTGAGCGTAAACCCTGAACAAACGCTTCAGGATGGTTTTGGCCACGGACATGAAATTCTTGGGAAAGGGAACTCCTAAAGGGCAGAAGGTGGTGAAAAAAAGCTGAtgtcaggataaaaaaaattaaccattTTAACACCCAAATTTAAAGGGAAGCTTACTGAACATACACTTTCAGATTTGGCTATTTAAAAGGGTTAGGAACAGGTTGGAAAAATTCCCAAAAAGTCTTTTAATGACAACAAACACTACGTCCTAAATCAAACAAAGAGGAAGAGTAGAACAGTTAAACAGCAGGACATTTCTTAAACAGCTATTAGTAATTCTCAGTTATTTCTCCAaggataaaaaggtaaaaaaaaaaaacaacaacaaggaaacTGTTTCATTTACGTGTTAAGACATAATCAAAATTGCATGTGTGAAATATATGCGactactttgtttttgttttctcctcctttgAGTAACACACTTCTACAAAAAGGTGAAACCGAAACTGAAAACCCAAACTCATTCTGTAACTAAACCCAGCTCACCGATCTTAGAGGGGAACAGGGTCTCATCGTCCAGCTGATCCTGCACCCAGGTCATCAAGTAGTCAATGTACTTCGGCGCAGAGCATTTGATTGGCTTTTTAATGTTGGTGCCATCAGCCCAGTGATACTCATATCTACGCAAAAAACAGAAGCACATAACACGCACTCATCACAATTTTTCTCTTAAGacaaaaagagtttttaaaaaaaagaacatggctGAAATGCAAACTGTTCAGCTGACTTATTCTTGACACCAGGAAGCAAACTCCCTCCATCTCTTCCTCTTGATTACAGCCTGAGCACAAACAGTCTTGTAAGGAGAGAGGAAGATAGAGGAAGTGCCAAATCTAGATTTAACTAAACAGCCTCTGCAGAGAGACCACATGCaaagtttatttcctgttttccctCATGTGACATTTAGACGAAGCATTTCAAGTTCATGAGGTGTcaaccattttaaataaacacgaGTTGGCGTCCTTGACAAAATGCTACCCAGTTTCTAAAGTCAAAGAAGTTCTTTAAAGAATGACGCTGTTAAAGTGATAAATGAGCGAAATGAAGCACATTGTTGAGTCAGTTTCACAAGGCTTCGTTTCAGCTGTTGCAACGCTGGTTTAGAGTGAACTATTACAGCCTTTAAAGCGTCAGCTGACGTCTCTCTTCCTGTCTGGGGGCATCGTGACCTTCCTTCACTGAATTCAACATGAAGTTAGTTGAACTAACCTTTATGAAGATCATAATTCGGGATAATAcccaaatctgaaaaactgaagGGCGTTTATTAAATCCTGATAACCGACACGGACCGAATTGCTCCGATTAAATGATCTTTTCATGCCTCTAAACTAATCAGCCGCTTCATTCTGGGTTTTTGGCATTGACTGAGGATGCACACATCTacaataaagattattttaaaaagtctgaatctTTAATTGGACACAGTGAGTATAGAGCATTAATGTGTCACACTCTGAACACTGCAAGCGACTAAAAATACAATCTGAGCTGAACTTTTTAATCACATCAGTAATACTTTCACATCCTAGTTGCTATTCAACTAAATACTACACAGTGCAGCTGACTTTACACTCCTTATTTAGTTTGCTGCTTAAAATCCTGAGACCAGTTCAGGGAAAACGACACATCTGCACAGGCAGGTAGCTTTGTTGCTAAACTTACCATTGATACTGTGAATCAACACTGAGCTATGCTGAGGTACAGTTGATGCATAATTAATTAGTGGATTAAAACAACAtcaaagcacatttaaaatggCTCCTAAATTACCAACGCAGTGACCAATATTTTCACTGCTTTGCAGGCTTGAGCTGACTGCTCCAAACAACACTGCACTGCAGCTTCATACTGCAGCCGTAAAGTTATGCAGTATCTTTAGGAAATGATTGTTTCAGATACCCCTCAGGTGTTTCAGAGCAAACAAGCTCCACAGTAGGTTTAGCTCGTTTTACACGCTTTATAGgaagaaatgattaaaatatgAACCGTTTGATTTATTCTTCTTCTCAAATGTGACCATggcataataaaaaatactctTTTTCGAGGTGTACATGATTAGAAACCGATATAATAACAGCTATATGTTATATTACACATCTGGACTTTTCAAACTGTTTCTAAAGGCCGTGTGGGAAAACAGGCCTAATAAAAAGAGGCTGCACAAGTAAATAAAACGTTTATTACCTCGGTCCTGCAGACATCACAGAGCAACTGGTCTCAGTGCAGAACTCAGTGATGGTGCCGTACAGCATGTTGATCTGGTTGAAGAAATCCACCGCTGGAGGAAAGAGGAAATTACTTTTTGGTTATACTATTGTAAAGATAAAACGTTACTGAATCATTTCAGCTTCAGTCTGCCAATGTGCACCAGACCACAGGACCTGTTACACAACTCCAATCAGTTCAGACTTGAGATAAACTTCTTTCTAAAAGAGATTCTCTTTATCTAAGACTAACCAATGCGAGATGTTTGATAAAGAATCGTACACGCTGTCGGAGCTTTTGATGACACGGTGATGAATGAGTGACCTGCTACCTGTGTGACCCACCCTGCAGATTAATGTGCGAGTCTCCATCAGTCAGGTTAAAGATTACTACTCATCTCTGCCTCCCTCTCCTCGCTGAAAGCAAGCTTCAGCTTCATTGTGAGGCTGCGACGCAGCACGgtgacctgctgctgctgccagagcACTGAAGAGGAACCAGCAATAATGTCAAGAAAGCGAGCAACAATTATGGTTCCTCCGTCGTCCTTTCTCCTGTTTTGTGTACTGAAACTGATCACATGACATTAAAGTTCTCTAAGAACCATTTTATGATatagtttgcttgtttttccttAATAATTCAATCTTTcttattaaatgtgttaaaaaagcatcctgaaaatgtatttatgtttttaaaaaggaacaataTAAGGAAATAATTATATGGGAGAGAATGTTGCAGTCTTCTCCCTCCATTAACAGGCAGCTATACATAAATTCTATAAATCCATATATTTAAGATATATCATTGTTGTTGATGTCTGTACAAATATAATGTCCTAAAAGTTTATACCTTTATTCACAATATATTCATTATTCCATTTTACAatgattttatgtttgtatGTACAATTTCATGacagaatatttaaatatttcagattttttaatgCACTAGGTTAATAATTAGAGTAAAGCTAATTTAAATCTTTAGCTAACAATAGGAGAAAAACCTCTGCAACGTTTTATCAGAGTTGGATTGACACTTTTATCCTTACTTGATGCACCGACACCCAGCAGCTGTCTTTCCCAGCCGTGTTAAAGTACATTACACAGATTAAAACACTGACGGTCCACAGCTGGATGataaaaaattagatttattatCTGCATTGAATGTCTAAGTACTttagttcagtaaaaaaaaaactaactcgGCCCTGTTTGTCTGATTATTGTGGTTCATTTGAGCTGTTGTGGGATCTGTTAATTATCTGTTGAGTTAGGATCACTTACAGTTAGGATTAATTACAGTTTCGAGGCTGTATCTTCAGTCTACTCTTAACACACCGCAGA is a genomic window containing:
- the mob1a gene encoding MOB kinase activator 1A is translated as MSFLFGSRSSKTFKPKKNIPEGSHQYELLKHAEATLGSGNLRQAVMLPEGEDLNEWIAVNTVDFFNQINMLYGTITEFCTETSCSVMSAGPRYEYHWADGTNIKKPIKCSAPKYIDYLMTWVQDQLDDETLFPSKIGVPFPKNFMSVAKTILKRLFRVYAHIYHQHFDSVMQLQEEAHLNTSFKHFIFFVQEFNLIDRRELAPLQDLIEKLGSKDR